A window of the Physeter macrocephalus isolate SW-GA chromosome 7, ASM283717v5, whole genome shotgun sequence genome harbors these coding sequences:
- the NAAA gene encoding N-acylethanolamine-hydrolyzing acid amidase: MRAAGPSARTALALLLLAGAGVSAAASPPAPPLFNVSLDAAPELRWLPVLQHFDRDFLRTAMARIIGENVPKWVLALIRKAVWELELFLPQPFTDEIRGQCGALNFSLADCILLNLAYESTAFCTSIVAQDSKGNIYHGRNLDYSFGNFLRKLTVDVQFIKNGQIAFSGTTFIGYVGLWTGQSWHKFTVSGDERDKGWWWENMIAALFQRHSPVSWLIRTTLSESENFEAAVYKLAKTPLIADVYYIVGGTSPREGVVITRNRDGPADIWPLDPLNGAWFRVETNYDHWKPVPKRDDRRTPAIKALNATGQANLSLETLFQVLSVFPVYNNYTVYTTVMSAASPDKYMTRIRNLS; encoded by the exons ATGAGAGCCGCCGGTCCGAGTGCGCGCACGGCGCTGGCTCTGCTGCTGCTGGCCGGGGCCGGGGTGTCGGCCGCCGCCTCGCCTCCCGCCCCGCCTCTCTTCAATGTGAGCCTGGACGCGGCCCCCGAGCTGCGCTGGCTGCCTGTGCTGCAGCACTTCGACCGCGACTTCTTGCGCACCGCTATGGCGCGTATCATCGG GGAAAATGTCCCCAAGTGGGTCCTCGCATTGATCCGAAAGGCGGTCTGGGAGCTGGAGctcttcctgccccagcccttcACCGACGAGATCCGCGGCCAGTGCGGCGCTCTGAACTTCAGCCTGGCCGACTGCATCCTCCTTAACCTGGCCTACGAGTCCACCGC aTTCTGCACCAGTATTGTGGCTCAGGACTCCAAAGGCAACATTTATCATGGCCGGAATCTGGATTACTCTTTTGGAAATTTCTTACGCAAGTTGACAGTGGATGTGCAGTTCATAAAGAATGGGCAG ATTGCCTTCTCAGGAACCACCTTTATTGGCTATGTAGGATTATGGACGGGTCAGAGTTGGCACAAGTTTACCGTTTCTGGTGACGAACGAG ATAAAGGCTGGTGGTGGGAGAATATGATCGCTGCCCTTTTTCAGAGACACTCACCGGTCAGCTGGCTTATCCGCACT ACCCTGAGTGAATCAGAAAACTTTGAAGCAGCTGTTTACAAATTGGCCAAGACTCCCCTTATTGCTGATGTTTATTACATTGTTGGTGGCACATCCCCCCGGGAGGGAGTGGTCATCACAAGGAACAGAGATGGCCCAGCAGACATATGGCCTCTAGATCCTTTAAACGGAGC GTGGTTCCGAGTTGAGACAAATTATGACCATTGGAAGCCAGTGCCTAAGAGAGACGACCGAAG AACACCTGCCATCAAAGCTCTTAATGCCACGGGACAGGCAAACCTCAGCCTGGAGACGCTCTTTCAG GTTTTGTCAGTGTTTCCAGTTTATAACAA CTACACAGTTTATACTACGGTAATGAGTGCTGCCAGCCCAGACAAGTACATGACTAGGATCAGAAACCTGAGTTAA